A single window of Cytobacillus luteolus DNA harbors:
- a CDS encoding D-2-hydroxyacid dehydrogenase, translating to MNINNILVSGNYQEEFKSHLSSNLLKDFRFIPVEEITPTDLSWADAYVGPRPSPNFNFSNIKWVHSFNAGVNNYLEIEGWKENNVLLTRTVCSFGQRISEYCLSYILQDLQYHSQFQVKQKQKKWQQMTPKMLRDQTILIFGTGEIGREVAKTFASFGTTVYGVSHSGKPRDYFTEVTTVSNAAILFSKADWIISTLPLTKDTEKLFDRDFFNKLNGTGFINVGRGATVDEEALLHALNTEKVRRAILDVVTTEPLPVNSALWEREDVTITPHISAVTEIDEAIDCFLDTLRKVQNNEILTNKVDFEKGY from the coding sequence ATGAATATTAATAACATTCTTGTCTCGGGTAACTATCAGGAAGAATTTAAAAGTCATCTATCATCAAATCTTTTAAAAGATTTCCGATTTATACCAGTAGAAGAAATCACACCAACTGACCTTTCTTGGGCAGATGCATATGTTGGTCCTAGACCTAGTCCAAATTTCAATTTTTCAAATATCAAGTGGGTTCATTCTTTTAATGCAGGAGTTAATAACTATCTAGAGATAGAGGGATGGAAGGAGAATAATGTTTTACTAACTCGCACCGTATGTTCGTTTGGTCAAAGAATTAGTGAATATTGTTTAAGTTATATACTACAAGATTTACAATACCATAGTCAGTTTCAGGTGAAGCAAAAACAGAAAAAGTGGCAGCAAATGACTCCTAAAATGCTAAGAGACCAAACGATTCTAATTTTTGGTACAGGTGAAATTGGACGAGAGGTGGCTAAAACGTTTGCCAGTTTCGGAACTACTGTATACGGAGTTTCTCATAGTGGTAAGCCAAGAGACTATTTTACAGAAGTCACAACTGTATCCAATGCAGCTATTTTGTTTAGTAAAGCGGATTGGATTATTAGTACCCTTCCACTAACAAAAGATACTGAAAAACTATTTGATCGTGACTTTTTTAATAAGCTAAATGGCACTGGTTTTATCAATGTTGGAAGAGGGGCAACCGTCGATGAAGAAGCATTGCTTCACGCTTTGAATACAGAGAAAGTTCGTAGAGCGATATTGGATGTAGTCACTACTGAACCACTTCCAGTGAACTCAGCACTATGGGAAAGAGAAGATGTTACGATTACACCTCATATTTCTGCGGTCACTGAAATTGATGAAGCAATTGATTGTTTTCTTGATACATTACGAAAAGTGCAGAATAATGAAATTTTAACAAATAAGGTGGATTTTGAAAAAGGATATTAA
- a CDS encoding MDR family MFS transporter, with protein MEATQRKILTALLISTFLAAIEVTIISTAMPQIVDSLGGFEMISWVFAIYLLTTAITTPIWGKLADLIGRKKIFLLGVTVFLIGSALCGVSQNMVQLIIFRAIQGIGAGAINPITFTIIADVFNFQQRAKVQGLVSSMWGIAGVFGPLVGGLLTDFLSWRWIFFINIPFGVISVWMITKYLKETLETRERKIDYGGAITFTIGISALLFALLSFNQGESGIELSTLSLYGLFGIAFFFLLAFFGIQTKHSEPMMPLHLFKMPDVSISILGGFLTSIILIGLTAYLPLWTQNVLEMGATSSGFTLIPLSIGWPVGAILCGRVIPQYGIKSIAIFGGSLIFISSLLLTFVTPETSLWILSIIIFVMGMGFGFATTAFTVIIQSSVEMNMRGSAGSLNTLMRTLGQTLGVALLGAAMNYVMNANASSGMASPLVIGEGLHTVFIISAIVALVSLLVTLWIPKRNAEEYAN; from the coding sequence ATGGAAGCAACACAACGAAAGATCCTGACTGCCTTGTTAATTTCAACGTTTTTGGCAGCAATCGAAGTAACCATTATTAGTACAGCCATGCCACAAATCGTCGATAGTCTTGGCGGATTTGAGATGATTAGTTGGGTGTTTGCAATTTATTTACTAACAACAGCTATTACTACACCAATCTGGGGGAAGCTTGCTGACCTTATTGGTAGGAAGAAGATTTTTTTACTAGGGGTAACAGTATTCCTGATTGGATCTGCCTTATGTGGAGTCTCACAAAACATGGTTCAATTAATTATTTTTCGAGCTATTCAAGGTATTGGAGCAGGAGCGATTAATCCGATTACATTCACAATCATTGCAGACGTGTTTAATTTTCAACAAAGAGCGAAGGTCCAAGGTCTTGTAAGCTCGATGTGGGGAATTGCAGGGGTTTTTGGTCCTCTAGTTGGAGGTCTATTAACGGATTTCCTTTCTTGGCGGTGGATCTTTTTTATTAATATACCTTTTGGAGTTATTTCTGTATGGATGATCACGAAATATCTCAAGGAGACTTTAGAAACGAGAGAACGAAAAATTGATTATGGTGGAGCCATCACATTTACGATTGGTATTAGTGCATTATTATTCGCACTGTTATCCTTTAATCAAGGAGAAAGTGGAATTGAACTTAGTACATTGAGTTTATATGGACTGTTTGGAATTGCATTTTTCTTTCTACTCGCATTCTTTGGAATTCAAACAAAGCATTCAGAACCAATGATGCCATTACATTTATTTAAAATGCCTGATGTTTCTATCTCTATCTTGGGTGGTTTTTTAACGAGCATTATTTTAATTGGGTTAACAGCTTATTTACCTTTATGGACACAAAATGTATTAGAGATGGGCGCAACGTCTTCAGGCTTTACCCTGATACCACTTTCGATTGGGTGGCCAGTTGGTGCAATTCTTTGTGGTCGAGTGATTCCTCAATATGGGATTAAGAGTATTGCCATTTTTGGTGGAAGTCTCATTTTTATTAGTTCACTACTTCTAACCTTTGTGACACCTGAAACTTCATTATGGATTCTTTCTATCATCATTTTTGTGATGGGTATGGGATTTGGGTTTGCAACGACTGCTTTCACGGTGATTATTCAATCATCTGTAGAAATGAACATGCGAGGTTCAGCAGGATCGTTAAATACTCTCATGCGGACATTAGGTCAAACACTAGGTGTAGCGTTGTTGGGAGCAGCTATGAATTACGTCATGAATGCAAATGCTTCTAGTGGTATGGCTTCACCACTTGTAATAGGAGAAGGATTGCATACTGTGTTTATCATTTCAGCGATTGTTGCTCTGGTTAGTCTTCTTGTAACGCTATGGATACCGAAACGGAATGCCGAGGAATATGCGAATTAA
- a CDS encoding aminoglycoside N(3)-acetyltransferase, with translation MSELKSIEQLKTPNTRTSLAIDFKKLGLEKGMVVIVHSSLSSFGWICGGPVAVIQALMDVVGEEGTIVMPTQTGDNSDPSSWQNPPVPEEWWPIIRNEMPAYDPKVTPTRAMGKIVETFRTYPNVKRSFHPAYSFAAWGKHAEYVLTEQPLESGFGPQSPLAKIYELDGYVLLLGVGHDSNTSLHLAEHAIDMPKMVRKGAAMIEDGERVWKTFEEIEYNSDVFEELGKDFEVKHQINLLIIGNADCKLMSQRYLVNFGRDWLQNKHSNE, from the coding sequence ATGAGTGAACTAAAATCAATTGAACAATTAAAAACACCAAATACAAGAACTAGTTTAGCAATCGATTTTAAAAAACTAGGCTTAGAAAAAGGGATGGTTGTGATTGTCCATTCCTCTCTAAGTTCGTTTGGGTGGATATGTGGTGGACCTGTTGCAGTTATACAAGCACTGATGGATGTGGTTGGGGAAGAGGGAACGATTGTCATGCCAACACAAACCGGTGATAACTCTGACCCATCAAGTTGGCAGAACCCACCTGTACCAGAGGAGTGGTGGCCGATCATTCGTAATGAAATGCCTGCCTATGACCCAAAGGTAACACCAACTCGTGCAATGGGGAAAATCGTAGAAACGTTCCGCACGTATCCTAATGTAAAAAGAAGTTTTCATCCAGCTTACTCTTTTGCTGCCTGGGGGAAGCATGCTGAGTATGTTCTAACTGAACAACCTTTAGAATCTGGGTTTGGACCACAATCACCCCTAGCAAAAATCTATGAGCTAGACGGCTATGTTTTATTATTAGGTGTTGGTCATGATAGTAATACATCATTACACTTAGCTGAACATGCGATTGATATGCCAAAAATGGTTCGAAAAGGCGCTGCAATGATTGAGGATGGCGAGCGAGTTTGGAAGACTTTTGAAGAAATTGAATACAACTCAGATGTATTCGAGGAATTAGGAAAAGACTTTGAAGTGAAACATCAAATCAATCTCCTAATAATAGGAAATGCAGATTGTAAGCTTATGAGTCAACGGTATTTAGTTAATTTTGGTCGTGATTGGTTGCAGAATAAACATTCTAATGAATAG